TTCATGGAGAAGGCCGACACCTCGAGCAAGGGCAAAGTGATCCTGGCCACGGTGAAGGGCGACGTCCACGACATCGGAAAGAACCTCGTCGAGATCATCCTGAGCAACAACGGCTACGAGGTCGTGAACCTGGGGATCAAAGTGCCACCCGAGACCTTGATCCAGGCCGTGCGCGAGCACCAACCCGACGCGATCGGGCTGAGCGGTCTGCTGGTGAAGAGTGCGCAGCAGATGGTGGTCACGGCCGAGGACCTGCACGAGGCCGGCATCGACCTGCCCATGCTGGTGGGGGGCGCCGCATTGAGCGCGCGGTTCACCCGGACCCGGATCGCGCCGGCCTACCGCGCGCCCACGCTCTACGCCAAGGAGGCCATGGACGGCCTGGGAATCCTGAATCGCGTGCGCGCCGAGGGGGCCGAGGCCGAGGCCGCGCGGCAGGACGAGGCCCTGGCGGGGAAGGCCACGGCCAAGCCGAAGAAGGAACTGGCGCCCGAGACCACCGAGCGCAGTGCGACCGTGCGGCTCGACGTGGCCATGCCCGTGCCTCCGGACCTGGACCGCCACGAGGCGCAGTACGACGACCTCGACACCGTGTGGTCGTACATCAACCCGGCCATGCTGTTCGGCCGTCACCTCGGGTATCGCGGGCGCTTCGAACGGGGCCTGCGCGAGGGCGATCCGAAACTGCTGAAGCTCATCGAGCAGGTCGATGCGGTGAAGCAGGAGTGCCGCGGCGGTCTCATGAAGGTCCGCGCCGTGTGGCAGTGGTTCGAGGTCGAGCCCGACGGCAACGAGATCGTGGTCTTCGAGAACGGCGAGCCGCGCACCCGGCTGCGCTTCCCGCGTCAGCGGCGCGAGAACGGGGTCTGTCTGAGCGACTACGTCCTGCCGCCGCGCGACGGACGGCGCGACACCATGGGGCTGTTCGTGACCACGGCCGGCGAGGGCATCATGGGTGCCGCGGCCGAGGCCAAGGACGCCGGTGAGTACGTGCGCAGCCACGCCCTGCAGGCCCTGGCCCTGGAGGCCGCCGAGGGCGCGGCCGAGATGGTGCACCAGGGAATGCGCGCGGCCTGGGGTTTCCCCGACCCGGTCGACATCACGGCGGCGCAGATCTACAAGGCCGACTACCAGGGCAAGCGCTACAGCTTCGGGTATCCGGCCTGTCCCGACCTCGCCGGACAGAGGCCCCTGTTCGAGCTCCTGGAGCCCGACTCGATCGGCCTGCATCTCACCGAGGGCGACATGATGGAGCCCGAGGCGAGCGTGTCGGCACTCGTCTTCCACCACCCCGACGCGAAGTACTACGCCGTCGAGGTCGAGGAGGAGCCCGCGGGCGCCTAGTCGTGCGATCCTGTCCCGATCCAGTTCCGCTCCCGGAGCCCGGGCGTCTGCGCCTGCGCCGGATCGACGAGCGCGACGTCGGTGCGCTGGTGCAGCTCGACTCCGATCCCGAGGTCATCCGCTACGTCTCGGCCGAGCCGCCGCCCGACGCGACCACGGTGCGCCGCCAGATCCTGCCGCACATGGTCGAGACCTTCGCGCACTCGCCCTTCGGATACTTCGCCGCGCTCGACCCCGCGGCCGACGACGCCTTCGTCGGCTGGTTCCACCTCCGACCCGACGTCGACGGTGCCGACGTGCTCGACCTGGGGTTCCGGCTGTCCCGTGAGGTGTGGGGGCGTGGCCTGGCCACCGAGGGCGGGCGCTCGCTCGTGGAGTGGGGCTTCGCGCACGCCGGGGTCCGCAGGATCACCGGACACTGTCTGGAGGACAACGTCGCGTCGGCCCGTGTGCTGCAGAAGTGCGGCCTGCGGTTCGCGCGACGCTTCGTGGTGCCGTCGTGGCGATTGCCGGGCTGGCCCGTCTCCCGGCGCGTCGGGATGGGCTACGCGTTGGATCGCCCCGGCCGCTGACGTACGACCTCGAAGGCCAGGACGGCCGTCGCGGCGGCCAGGTTGAGCGAGTCCGAAACGCCGGCCATGGGAATGCTCACGGCCGTGGTGTCGGCGCTGGCCCAGGCCTCCGACAGTCCCGCGTGTTCGGCGCCCAGCACGATCGCGACGGCGCCGGTGAGATCGACACCGGTGTACGGTTCTCCGTCCCGGGGCCGCGTGACGACCGCGCGCAGGGCGTGGTCGCGCAGCCAGGCGACCACCTCGGTGGTGGGAGCCGCGGCCACGGGCTGGGTGAACAGCGTGCCCATGCTGGCTCGGATCACGTTCGGATTGGCGGGCTCACAGACGGGGTCGGCCAGGATCACGGCGTCGACCCCGGCCGCATCGGCGGTCCGCAGGATCGCTCCCAGGTTCCCCGGCTTCTCGGCTCCCTCGATCACGAGCACGAAGGCGTCGGGTCGCGGGTCGAGGGCTCCGAGGTCAAGCGGACTCCACGCGAGAACGGCGCACAGACCTTCGTCACGATCGCCGTAGCGGATCTTGTCGTACACCGTTTCGCTCACCGGCTGGATCGCGACGCCGCGGTGGGCGGCACGGGCAACCGCGTCGGCCGGCTCGCCGGTCCGCAGGCGTGGCTCGCACACGTACACCACGGTGGGCTCGACCTCGGCCTGCATCGCCCGCAGCAGCTCGCGGGCCCCGTCGATCCGGGTGAGGCCGGTCTTCCGGCGCTCGCGAGGTTCGCGCAGCTTCACCAGCTGCTTCACGCGCGGGTTCTGCAGGGACGTGAGGATCTCATCGCTCACGCGCGGGCTCCCGGGTCGAAGCCCCGCGCCGCCGCCCAGGGGTCGGCCGACGGGAGTCGGCCGTTGCGCGCCCAGGCACTCCAGGTACCGCTGGGCAGAGGCAGGGTGTTCCGGTCGCCTTCGATCCACATCTCTCCGTGTGCGGATCCACCACGGTCGACATCGGCGCCGAAGCGGCGCCCCAACGCCACGTGCAACAGGTTGCGCAGCGCCACCGCGCCGATCCCCGGCGTGTGCGCACTGAACAGGACGAAGGCGAAGTCGTCGGTCAGGACGTCGACACAGGCATCGAGCAGGTCGCCGACGCTCTCCTCGAGCTTGAAGACCTGTCCCCTGGGACCGCGGCCGAAGCTGGGTGGATCGAGGATCACGCCGTGGTACCGCCGTTCGCGGCGGGCCTCACGGCGCAGGAACTTGAGCGCGTCGTCGATGATCCAGCGGATGGGAGCGTGGACCAGGTCGTTGAGCCCCGCGTTGTCGCTGGCCCACTGCACCACGCCCTTCGATGCGTCGCAGTGCGTGACGGAGGCACCGCCCCGCGCGGCGGC
This is a stretch of genomic DNA from Candidatus Krumholzibacteriia bacterium. It encodes these proteins:
- a CDS encoding GNAT family N-acetyltransferase, coding for MRSCPDPVPLPEPGRLRLRRIDERDVGALVQLDSDPEVIRYVSAEPPPDATTVRRQILPHMVETFAHSPFGYFAALDPAADDAFVGWFHLRPDVDGADVLDLGFRLSREVWGRGLATEGGRSLVEWGFAHAGVRRITGHCLEDNVASARVLQKCGLRFARRFVVPSWRLPGWPVSRRVGMGYALDRPGR
- a CDS encoding TrmH family RNA methyltransferase → MSDEILTSLQNPRVKQLVKLREPRERRKTGLTRIDGARELLRAMQAEVEPTVVYVCEPRLRTGEPADAVARAAHRGVAIQPVSETVYDKIRYGDRDEGLCAVLAWSPLDLGALDPRPDAFVLVIEGAEKPGNLGAILRTADAAGVDAVILADPVCEPANPNVIRASMGTLFTQPVAAAPTTEVVAWLRDHALRAVVTRPRDGEPYTGVDLTGAVAIVLGAEHAGLSEAWASADTTAVSIPMAGVSDSLNLAAATAVLAFEVVRQRPGRSNA
- a CDS encoding class I SAM-dependent methyltransferase — its product is MHDYALLDSGHGQKLERFGQHLVVRPSPQALWAPALDETRWGAAEARYERSSRGGGSWNPSDALPESWECTVGAQRFRIKPTGFGHMGVFAEQAPFWEWITEQACPGHEVLNLFAYTGGSTIAAARGGASVTHCDASKGVVQWASDNAGLNDLVHAPIRWIIDDALKFLRREARRERRYHGVILDPPSFGRGPRGQVFKLEESVGDLLDACVDVLTDDFAFVLFSAHTPGIGAVALRNLLHVALGRRFGADVDRGGSAHGEMWIEGDRNTLPLPSGTWSAWARNGRLPSADPWAAARGFDPGARA